Below is a genomic region from Medicago truncatula cultivar Jemalong A17 chromosome 3, MtrunA17r5.0-ANR, whole genome shotgun sequence.
AGAACAATATTCAAAAAGAGGAGCATACAAAGCAATGAAGATAGTTGCGCATTGCATTTACCGTGATAAAAAAGCAAGGCCTTTAATGAGTGAAGTTGTAAAGGAGCTCAAAACTATCATTGATTACAACAATGATATTCCTTCTTCACCAATGCCATCACCATTATTGTTTAAGGTCTTGCATGATGGTGCTTCATCTTCTAATTCCTCTAGACATGTTGGTGGCGGCAGCGGTGCTAATAAATGCGGTCCTAAAATTGGTTCATCATCTTCAGCTTCAACTCCATCAACTCCAGCCCGATTTAAGGATTCACCATTGAACTTTACTCCTCCTTTGCTTTCTCCGAATCCTCCTTGTGGTGGAAATCCATTAGATGTGGTATGTGATGCATCTGAATCTTATCTAAACAATTGAGATTGTATATAGTTTAAGGGTAGTTTTTTAAAGCCAAAACTTCTATTATCTTTCATGGTTTGTATAGGCTTTTGTAGGCCTTTGTCATCATTTGTGTAAAGTATGAATCATGGGACAAATTTTTAGGTTGATGGAGCTTTGATTGCTTCATATTGGTCTATTTGAATTTAAGACTCAATGTTATGAATTGTAACAAATTCTTAATTGGTTTTCTTGTTATATCTCTTAATTCTTGTTATTGAGTGCATACACTAATTATCTTCAAAATCCAAGCAATTGTTTGATTTGAGAAAGTatgaatctttttatttttatctttactTATTAAAAATACcagtgtttttattatttttcaaaatttgtatagaaaacaatgaaaaattctGCAACTTGTTTGATTTAGACGATGTATGCAGAACAAAACTTGAAGGATCATTTTGCATAGACTCTTTCCTCTAGCATTTGAGCTAAGAGAGGGAAATTGAAGGCTCCTTGCATAACTGTGTTTGTTTGGCTTCAATGATGATTATGAAACACAATTTATGTGAATGATATATTCAGGAAAGTATGTATCAGACGTCCAAAGGGTGGTTCAATTCAAAAGAGTAGCCTATTAGGTGAGACCAGTCAAATTAGAATAGGATattagaaattgaaatttcaagCAAATAGTTATTCAAATTAGTTTAAGCATTAAAAATGTCattgaacaaacaaaatatCTTCATCAAACATATGCACAACTATATGGAATTTAATAATTGAAAGGAAAAGTAGATATCAAATCAACTTTAgcatttaatttcataaatgctggttttttctctcttaaaacTTGGAACaaataaaatgagttttttcataaataatttgggacggatgaATTACATTTATTTCAAATCAACTTTCATaaaatacatataataatgaCAGTGCATCGATAAAACTAATCTTCTATATAATACAGTATGTAGTTTTTATTTACCAATGCAATTACATTAATGTATGCGTATATTATCATAGTTACCTTAAATACTACATATTTTTTCCACGATTTCCATTAATTGCATGCACCTGTTCCCTAGACTCAATACATTTTCAATGCATTGGTAATATACACATACATTAATGTCACTCACTGCATTGGTAAatgaaaaaatgcatttaagAGAGAAGTTTAGTAAATCTACGCAAACcgttaatgcataaaattgaaaaaatagttagattttaatgcatttttgatAATATACACATGCTTTAAGGTCATTGCATtggtaaatgataaaatatatttaagagaGAAGTGTGTGGAATTAACACTCACAATTAATGcatagaattgaaaaaaatatgacttaCCGTATTTAAGAGATGTTTTTTGACTTATGGGTCTCACTCTTTAGATGAGACTCTCCGATGCGGGACTCCTACAAGTCTACCACCATTCGAACCAATGTCCTCAACCACTTTCACGTTACAAAACTACACTGATCTTTTCTAGTCAAAACCCTATACCAGTTAGGATTAGAGATCCTTGTATTTATAGGATTATTCTTGCATGATCATAAGAGCAAATATAGATTTGTTAGGCACACTCACAAAGTGTTAATTCTGCCTTTTAgacatttaaaaataatcaaaaaattaattctatatTTATCTGTTTTAACTATGATAACTTATGTAACTTCGTGTTGTCAGTGATTTTTTCACGCTAAGGACACCAAATTTGGAGACCATGTCCATTTTTTCCCCTCTAATTTTTGTCGGAAGATAATTGTCGTGAAAATCGATGCAGTGAATGTGAagctgcaaaaaaaataaaactcatcaTGGGTTGATTCGTCAAACTCTAAAATGTCGTGGTGCTAACCTATTTTATACATTTAGTTTGTCTTTGGTTTACCTTTGTTTTACATTGTAACAGTTTATTGTCAACTCCGAAGCATTGACACTTGTAATCAAATGTGCATCTAATGTCTGAAAGTCATATTTAAGATACACAACCTTTTACTTTACAGAAacgatatttgtacaaccattttttgctacaactttttaacaattttatctcttatactcacatgatgttattatcctctctcttcctttttctctctccattgtttttgaccaattaaAAGAGAGGAAAACAAAGTAATCACCAAAGTTGTCGTATAAAGTCTTTCATATAAAGTAACtaggttatattttttttaatggctcTTCCTCCTAATACAAAATGTAAAATTGTCATGtcattttacaattgttttttcGCACCGTATTGTATCAGATTGAAGATCCATCATTCATAGCATATCAGATTGTTAATATGTTCAGATTAAGATCATGGACTAGgtctgaccaaaaaaaaaaaaaagatcatggACTAGGTTATGTTTCATATCTGAATTTTTGAAATCTATGTAAGGAAACCTCCTAACATTGGCTATATCAACTTTCATTCTCAaattcaacaattttctttgtaggAAAAAGGAATTCAATAGCTTTTACTTCAtttgtttaatatataattGCTTTCTTAGATGTGACATATCATTGTATCAACTGTCTATGcttaaatacataaaaaatagtgGTTCTTTGTGTgtggaaaaaacaaaagatacaaaaaacataaaataaaagttttatgTGTTTACAAATCTGCAATTTTTCCTAACTTCTCCGGTGACGAAGCTTTCTGAATTTGTGATATTTCCCATTTTGACCATTGAATCAGAGAATTGCTTGAAGAAAGCAAGAAGGTCGGCTGCATACTTCTTGACAAGCTCTCTTGTTTCAATTCCGAACACACTCGAGTACATTTCTTGATCTGAGTTAAGAACTCCCTCGCCTTTTAATAGTAACTGGTAGAAAGAATTGTCGAAGAGATAAGGCGTCATGTAATCCATTGCTGTTATATTATTGTCTCCTCCTCCAGTTAGTGGACAAATAGATTTCAGGTTGTTGAACTGATTATCTGAGATTGGATTTTTCACTGAAGTTGATTCATAGTCTCCATATATTCTTGATTGGAAATTCTGAAACCTTGCCATGCCAATGGTGTGTGATCCTGAATGATTTGTGATCAgataattcatataataattaacaGGAAATCTTGTAAGGAAACCAATTATTGACTTTTGTTGCAAGGCAAAATGAAGTAGtcaaaatattcattttgattattgattcagtgcaattttgttgattttcctTTAGCTCAGGTAAGAACTAGTTTTATAGAAGTGAGAGTCCTACAAACTGTTTAAAACAATAGTTTTCAAACATAAACTTTGCCAACTCTATTCTTTATAGTTAATATGCTTGCTAGAATGCTCTTAACACATCATGTAATTCTTTGAtccaccaaaaaataatgacTTGTGTTGTCATGTTTTTACTATGATAAGACGAGTTCTACGGTGGACCATTTAGACAAATGGTCTGCGGTAAACCAGCACCTGAAAGTTACACAAAATATACCAACGACGATCGATGTCTCTTCTTAGAAGTAGAAGCTCACGGTCATCCTCATCCTCATTCTCATAAGTGAGAAGTTAGTCTACTCGATACCGGTACGAAAAGACAAAGGAAAACAAATGAGTTCATTTTTGAGGTGCTTATATTCGTTTCGGAAAATCTTGATACAGCGAAACATTCACTTACGATGCATCACAAAATTGGATTTATTGGTCAGTAGCCACTGACCCCGTATTTCCTGGCAAAAGCAGAATgtaactttttcattttattgtgAAATTGGATTTGTTTGCCCCCCTTTTTAACCAGTATTAACAAGGTCATCGTCTCAATCATTACGAAGAGGAGAATTGCAAGCTTCTACTTCCAATCAGTACCCTGTGTCGTTGTTAGAGTTTCAAATGATTTTGTAGTGCTAGTTCACCATGGACCACCTATGACCAATCTAAGTGGTTCACCGTAGAATTTTCCTAGGAAAAGATCCATTTCATCTAGAACTAGAATAACTAGTTATTTTCACTAAATCACATCAGAAAAATTATTGCTCATGACATGAAATTCATTACATCACCGGTGATTTCCTTTGTTGATATTATGTTCT
It encodes:
- the LOC25490804 gene encoding peroxidase 11, with amino-acid sequence MARFQNFQSRIYGDYESTSVKNPISDNQFNNLKSICPLTGGGDNNITAMDYMTPYLFDNSFYQLLLKGEGVLNSDQEMYSSVFGIETRELVKKYAADLLAFFKQFSDSMVKMGNITNSESFVTGEVRKNCRFVNT